Proteins found in one Oncorhynchus mykiss isolate Arlee chromosome 3, USDA_OmykA_1.1, whole genome shotgun sequence genomic segment:
- the LOC110510146 gene encoding 39S ribosomal protein L17, mitochondrial isoform X1: MRLTIQMLISHGRVARKMGLGPESRINMLRNILTGLVRHERIETTRGRADEVRFYAEKLIDYAKKGDTDEKAMKMANFWLTIKEKDLIPKLFKVLAPRFETQPKAYTRMARIPNRENLDKAAMAVLEYKGNPFPPLQTAKRDNDLTLINQLLKGYREQRAQQAAAKVEA; encoded by the exons ATGCGCCTCACCATTCAGATGTTGATATCCCATGGCCGGGTGGCCCGTAAAATGGGTCTCGGTCCAGAGTCCCGAATAAACATGCTTCGGAACATTCTTACCGGCCTCGTTCGACACGAGAGGATAGAGACCACCCGAGGTAGAGCAGACGAAGTTCGATTCTATGCTGAAAAG TTGATTGACTATGCCAAGAAGGGAGACACTGACGAGAAAGCGATGAAAATGGCAAACTTCTGGCTCACA ATTAAGGAAAAGGACCTGATCCCAAAGCTCTTCAAGGTCCTGGCTCCCAGGTTTGAGACCCAGCCCAAAGCCTACACCCGGATGGCCCGCATTCCCAACAGGGAGAACCTGGACAAGGCTGCTATGGCCGTGCTGGAGTATAAAGGCAACCCGTTCCCACCTCTCCAGACCGCCAAACGAGACAATGACCTCACGCTAATCAACCAGCTCCTCAAAGGCTACAGAGAACAGAGGGCACAGCAGGCAGCAGCCAAGGTTGAGGCATGA
- the LOC110510146 gene encoding 39S ribosomal protein L17, mitochondrial isoform X2: MRLTIQMLISHGRVARKMGLGPESRINMLRNILTGLVRHERIETTRGRADEVRFYAEKLIDYAKKGDTDEKAMKMANFWLTEKDLIPKLFKVLAPRFETQPKAYTRMARIPNRENLDKAAMAVLEYKGNPFPPLQTAKRDNDLTLINQLLKGYREQRAQQAAAKVEA, translated from the exons ATGCGCCTCACCATTCAGATGTTGATATCCCATGGCCGGGTGGCCCGTAAAATGGGTCTCGGTCCAGAGTCCCGAATAAACATGCTTCGGAACATTCTTACCGGCCTCGTTCGACACGAGAGGATAGAGACCACCCGAGGTAGAGCAGACGAAGTTCGATTCTATGCTGAAAAG TTGATTGACTATGCCAAGAAGGGAGACACTGACGAGAAAGCGATGAAAATGGCAAACTTCTGGCTCACA GAAAAGGACCTGATCCCAAAGCTCTTCAAGGTCCTGGCTCCCAGGTTTGAGACCCAGCCCAAAGCCTACACCCGGATGGCCCGCATTCCCAACAGGGAGAACCTGGACAAGGCTGCTATGGCCGTGCTGGAGTATAAAGGCAACCCGTTCCCACCTCTCCAGACCGCCAAACGAGACAATGACCTCACGCTAATCAACCAGCTCCTCAAAGGCTACAGAGAACAGAGGGCACAGCAGGCAGCAGCCAAGGTTGAGGCATGA
- the LOC110510138 gene encoding trypsin-2: MISLVFVLLIGAAFATEDDKIVGGYECKAYSQPHQVSLNSGYHFCGGSLVNENWVVSAAHCYKSRVEVRLGEHNIQVTEGNEQFISSSHVIPHPNYSSYNINNDIMLIKLSKPATLNTFVQPVALPSSCAPAGTMCTVSGWGNTMSSTADSDKLQCLNIPILSYSDCNNSYPGMITNAMFCAGYLEGGKDSCQGDSGGPVVCNGELQGVVSWGYGCAEPGNPGVYAKVCIFNDWLTSTMATY; this comes from the exons ATGATTTCTCTGGTCTTTGTTCTGCTCATTGGAGCCGCTT TTGCCACGGAGGACGACAAGATCGTTGGAGGGTATGAGTGCAAGGCCTACTCCCAGCCCCACCAGGTGTCTCTGAACTCTGGGTACCACTTCTGTGGTGGCTCCTTGGTCAATGAGAACTGGGTTGTGTCTGCAGCTCACTGCTACAAGTC tcgtGTGGAGGTGCGTCTGGGCGAGCATAACATCCAGGTGACTGAGGGTAACGAGCAGTTCATCTCTTCTTCCCACGTCATCCCTCACCCCAACTACAGCTCCTATAACATCAACAATGACATCATGCTGATCAAGCTGAGCAAGCCCGCCACCCTCAACACCTTCGTGCAGCCTGTTGCTCTGCCCAGCAGCTGTGCCCCCGCTGGCACCATGTGTACCGTCTCTGGATGGGGCAACACCATGAGCTCCA CTGCTGACAGCGACAAGCTGCAGTGCCTGAACATCCCCATCCTGTCCTACAGCGACTGTAACAACTCCTACCCTGGCATGATCACCAACGCCATGTTCTGTGCTGGATACCTGGAGGGAGGCAAGGACTCTTGCCAG ggtgacTCCGGTGGCCCAGTGGTGTGCAACGGTGAGCTCCAGGGTGTTGTGTCCTGGGGTTACGGCTGTGCCGAGCCCGGTAACCCCGGTGTCTACGCCAAG gTGTGCATCTTCAACGACTGGCTGACCAGCACCATGGCCACCTACTAA
- the LOC110503652 gene encoding trypsin-2, whose translation MNPFHRQDHTATMISLVFVLLIGAAFATEDDKIVGGYECKAYSQPHQVSLNSGYHFCGGSLVNENWVVSAAHCYKSRVEVRLGEHNIQVTEGSEQFISSSRVIRHPNYSSYNIDNDIMLIKLSKPATLNTYVQPVALPSSCAPAGTMCTVSGWGNTMSSTADSNKLQCLNIPILSYSDCDNSYPGMITNAMFCAGYLEGGKDSCQGDSGGPVVCNGELQGVVSWGYGCAEPGNPGVYAKVCIFNDWLTSTMLTY comes from the exons ATGAACCCCTTTCATCGACAGGATCATACAGCAACCATGATTTCTCTGGTCTTTGTTCTGCTCATTGGAGCCGCTT TTGCCACGGAGGACGACAAGATCGTTGGAGGGTATGAGTGCAAGGCCTACTCCCAGCCCCACCAGGTGTCTCTGAACTCTGGGTACCACTTCTGTGGTGGCTCCTTGGTCAATGAGAACTGGGTTGTGTCTGCAGCTCACTGCTACAAGTC ccgTGTGGAGGTGCGTCTGGGCGAGCACAACATCCAGGTGACTGAGGGTAGCGAGCAGTTCATCTCTTCATCCCGCGTGATCCGTCACCCCAACTACAGCTCCTACAACATCGACAATGACATCATGCTGATCAAGCTGAGCAAGCCCGCCACCCTCAACACCTACGTGCAGCCTGTTGCTCTGCCCAGCAGCTGTGCCCCCGCTGGCACCATGTGTACCGTCTCTGGATGGGGCAACACCATGAGCTCCA CTGCTGACAGCAACAAGTTGCAGTGCCTGAACATCCCCATCCTGTCCTACAGCGACTGTGACAACTCCTACCCTGGCATGATCACCAACGCCATGTTCTGTGCTGGATACCTGGAGGGAGGCAAGGACTCTTGCCAG ggtgacTCCGGTGGCCCAGTGGTGTGCAACGGTGAGCTGCAGGGTGTTGTGTCCTGGGGTTATGGCTGTGCCGAGCCCGGTAACCCCGGTGTCTACGCCAAG gTATGCATCTTCAACGACTGGCTGACCAGCACCATGCTCACCTACTAA